In the Chroococcidiopsis sp. SAG 2025 genome, one interval contains:
- a CDS encoding GAF domain-containing protein, which translates to MGTAARQKLYPLILRHMGKKVFIQEGVEFLGAEKIELGNEVYLFRNVKLNAWNDNCKILLGDRVAIDRGADISCAGDNCTIEIGDGTFVGPYSCIAGPGNIKIGKDCMIAAHSGIVANNHIFADPLQRIRDQGVTKKGIEIGDDCWLGYGVKVLDGIAIGKGSVIGAGAVVTKDLPPYSIAVGVPAKAIDSRLQVKEEVTHQHEYNQIAQGDLVSARSLSPNAATNAVEAVPANPSRDRAASKNELAHRPLENLLQATLECIRHILEVDTVAVLLQTENGEQLAVHATLGLEEEIETGVRIPIGQGFAGKIAAHPELTIVDDLSTIEIYSPVLRQKGLHSMLGVPLFASNRVVGVFHIGSLHPRHFTNKEAQTVRYVADRIGEAIEPVLRLWQMPDYVSG; encoded by the coding sequence ATGGGTACGGCTGCACGTCAAAAATTGTATCCGCTGATCTTGCGGCACATGGGTAAAAAAGTCTTCATCCAAGAGGGCGTAGAGTTTCTCGGCGCTGAAAAGATCGAACTTGGCAATGAAGTTTATTTATTTCGCAACGTTAAGCTGAACGCCTGGAATGATAACTGTAAAATTTTGCTGGGCGATCGCGTTGCTATAGATCGAGGTGCTGATATAAGTTGTGCCGGAGATAACTGCACAATTGAAATTGGTGATGGCACGTTCGTCGGTCCCTACTCGTGTATCGCTGGTCCAGGGAATATCAAAATTGGCAAGGACTGCATGATTGCTGCTCACAGTGGCATAGTGGCTAACAATCATATTTTTGCAGACCCCTTACAGAGGATTCGCGATCAAGGAGTGACGAAAAAGGGAATTGAAATTGGCGACGATTGCTGGTTAGGTTATGGCGTGAAAGTTTTAGATGGGATCGCGATCGGCAAGGGTAGCGTCATCGGTGCTGGGGCGGTTGTAACCAAAGACCTCCCCCCTTACTCCATTGCCGTTGGCGTACCAGCCAAGGCAATTGACAGCCGCCTGCAAGTCAAAGAAGAAGTGACTCACCAACACGAATACAACCAGATCGCTCAAGGCGATCTCGTTTCAGCAAGATCGCTATCTCCGAACGCAGCAACAAACGCTGTAGAAGCAGTTCCAGCAAATCCATCCCGCGATCGCGCTGCGAGCAAAAACGAACTTGCCCATAGACCATTAGAAAATTTACTCCAAGCAACCTTGGAATGTATTCGCCACATCCTAGAAGTTGATACTGTCGCAGTCTTATTACAAACAGAAAACGGAGAACAACTAGCAGTTCATGCCACTTTGGGCTTGGAAGAGGAAATCGAAACTGGAGTCAGAATTCCCATCGGACAGGGATTTGCGGGAAAAATTGCGGCTCATCCAGAGTTAACAATTGTTGACGACCTATCGACCATAGAAATCTACAGCCCCGTACTGCGACAAAAGGGACTGCATTCTATGCTAGGCGTTCCTCTATTTGCTAGCAATCGAGTTGTTGGTGTATTTCATATTGGTAGCCTGCATCCGCGACACTTCACCAACAAAGAAGCACAAACAGTACGCTACGTTGCCGATCGCATTGGAGAAGCGATCGAACCAGTCTTGCGCTTGTGGCAGATGCCTGATTATGTGAGTGGTTAA
- a CDS encoding FAD-binding oxidoreductase, with the protein MSLTEDILTQLPGDVLSGLRQADRLLASMRTETTAVPTVVTQSETLLETVDWDVVICGGTLGILIGSALVQRGWRVALLERGILRGRQQEWNISRQELAVFLRLNLLTEAELEQAIATEYNPARVSFHNSGENWGGEIWVKDVLNLGVDPIYLLETLKQKFLAAGGVLLENTPFVSAIVHPNGVFVEKGSRDKRAEGAEEAEGATTNNHQLPIINYQLPITTRVLIDAMGHLSPMTKQARQGQKPDSICLVVGSCAQGFPQNQTGDLIATFTPIQNRCQYFWEAFPARDGRTTYLFTYMDASPEHLGLEALFEEYLQLLPQYQVIDLDKLHFQRALFGFFPAYHQSPLRTPWNRILPVGDSSGNQSPLSFGGFGAMVRHLERLTLGIHAALSSEQLSASSLSLLAPYQPNLSVTWLFQKAMRADVGGNIPPDRINRLLAVVFLTMQQLGDRVIRPFLQDVVQFLPLTQTLLKTAIAHPLLIAQIIPHVGLGALLDWTIHYTNLGIYSVLSKFSPIIQPWLKNLPISQQYQYHRWIDAWRYGAGED; encoded by the coding sequence GTGAGTTTAACAGAAGATATTCTGACTCAATTACCAGGCGATGTTTTGAGTGGCTTGCGACAAGCCGATCGCTTACTCGCGTCGATGAGAACGGAGACGACAGCAGTACCGACAGTCGTGACTCAAAGCGAAACTCTTTTGGAAACAGTTGACTGGGATGTCGTGATTTGCGGTGGTACGCTAGGAATTTTAATTGGTAGCGCTTTGGTACAGCGGGGATGGCGAGTCGCTTTGCTCGAACGCGGAATTTTACGAGGTAGACAGCAAGAGTGGAATATTTCTCGCCAAGAATTGGCAGTTTTTTTGCGGTTGAATTTATTAACTGAAGCGGAATTAGAGCAAGCGATCGCTACTGAGTATAACCCCGCCCGCGTTAGCTTTCATAATAGTGGCGAAAATTGGGGCGGCGAAATCTGGGTTAAAGACGTACTCAATCTGGGTGTAGATCCAATTTATTTGCTAGAAACCTTAAAGCAAAAATTTCTAGCAGCAGGTGGGGTGTTATTAGAAAATACTCCCTTTGTGAGCGCGATCGTTCATCCTAATGGCGTGTTTGTGGAGAAAGGGAGCAGGGATAAGAGAGCTGAGGGAGCTGAGGAAGCTGAGGGAGCGACAACCAACAACCACCAATTACCAATTATTAATTACCAATTACCAATTACAACTCGCGTCCTCATCGATGCAATGGGGCATTTGTCCCCGATGACAAAACAAGCACGTCAGGGACAAAAACCCGATAGTATTTGTTTGGTTGTTGGTAGTTGCGCTCAAGGGTTTCCCCAAAATCAAACTGGCGATTTAATTGCCACTTTCACGCCGATTCAAAATCGCTGTCAGTATTTCTGGGAGGCTTTTCCTGCTAGAGATGGTAGGACGACGTATTTATTTACTTACATGGATGCTAGTCCAGAACATTTGGGTTTAGAAGCGTTATTTGAAGAATATTTGCAATTGCTGCCACAGTATCAGGTTATAGATTTAGATAAACTGCATTTTCAACGAGCCTTATTTGGTTTTTTTCCTGCCTATCACCAAAGTCCTTTACGCACTCCTTGGAATCGGATTTTACCAGTAGGAGATAGTAGTGGCAATCAATCACCGCTAAGCTTTGGGGGTTTTGGAGCAATGGTACGCCATTTAGAACGCCTAACGCTTGGCATTCATGCAGCACTTTCTAGCGAGCAGTTATCTGCATCGTCTCTGTCATTATTAGCCCCTTATCAACCAAATCTCAGCGTTACATGGCTGTTTCAAAAAGCGATGAGGGCAGATGTTGGCGGAAATATTCCGCCCGATCGCATTAATCGGTTGCTAGCAGTTGTATTTCTCACTATGCAACAGTTGGGCGATCGCGTCATCAGACCGTTTCTACAAGACGTAGTACAGTTTTTGCCCCTGACACAAACTTTGTTGAAAACTGCGATCGCTCATCCTTTATTAATCGCCCAAATTATCCCTCACGTTGGCTTAGGGGCTTTACTAGATTGGACGATCCATTACACTAACCTTGGAATCTATTCAGTCTTATCTAAATTCAGTCCCATTATCCAACCTTGGCTAAAAAACCTACCCATATCACAACAGTACCAATACCACCGCTGGATTGACGCTTGGCGCTACGGAGCTGGCGAAGATTAG